A window of Fusarium verticillioides 7600 chromosome 10, whole genome shotgun sequence contains these coding sequences:
- a CDS encoding trans-aconitate 2-methyltransferase — protein MSRVASLSRRHLLTSLTQQPNRYFSATMASSKDKWSADQYVKFLKDRTRPSTDLLAHVPNTSPKRVVDVGCGPGNSTAVLAERYPNAHVSGFDSSADMIKKAKQTLPNVSFEVADLLTYKPEEPVDVLFSNAVFQWLPNGQRIEIVRKLLEHVAPGGSLAFQVPFNLHEPSHALMRETADTPNMPWTEKLKAANYSRDQFPSATEIWDGLKYLCSDLDIWQTTYMHVMENHEGIVEWVKGTGLRPYLDPLSESEQEAFVEAYLSKLKKGYAAQKDGKVLLPFPRLFVVATKA, from the coding sequence ATGTCACGCGTCGCTTCACTATCACGACGTCATCTTCTCACCTCTCTCACCCAACAACCAAACCGCTACTTCTCAGCTACCATGGCTTCGTCCAAGGATAAATGGTCCGCAGATCAATAcgtcaagttcctcaaagACCGCACCCGTCCTTCAACAGATCTTCTCGCCCACGTTCCCAACACGTCTCCCAAGCGCGTCGTGGACGTTGGCTGCGGTCCCGGCAACTCAACTGCCGTGCTAGCCGAGCGCTATCCCAACGCTCACGTCTCGGGCTTTGATTCCTCAGCTgacatgatcaagaaggcGAAACAGACTCTTCCCAATGTTTCGTTCGAAGTCGCTGATCTTTTGACCTACAAGCCTGAGGAACCTGTTGACGTTCTCTTCTCCAATGCTGTTTTTCAATGGTTGCCTAATGGGCAACGCATTGAGATTGTGaggaagcttcttgagcatgtTGCACCTGGTGGAAGTCTTGCTTTCCAGGTCCCATTTAATCTTCATGAGCCGAGTCACGCTTTGATGAGAGAAACGGCGGATACACCCAATATGCCTTGGACGGAGAAACTCAAAGCTGCCAATTACTCCCGAGACCAGTTTCCTTCGGCAACTGAGATTTGGGATGGATTGAAATATTTGTGCTCTGATCTTGATATTTGGCAGACGACTTACATGCATGTTATGGAAAATCATGAGGGCATTGTTGAGTGGGTCAAGGGTACTGGTCTCCGACCATACCTAGATCCATTGTCGGAGTCTGAGCAGGAGGCTTTCGTCGAGGCTTATTTGAGTAAGCTTAAGAAGGGTTATGCCGCGCAGAAAGATGGGAAAGTTCTTTTGCCGTTTCCTCggttgtttgttgttgcGACAAAGGCGTAA